Proteins encoded within one genomic window of Panicum virgatum strain AP13 chromosome 1N, P.virgatum_v5, whole genome shotgun sequence:
- the LOC120653329 gene encoding uncharacterized protein LOC120653329, with amino-acid sequence MSADGEPVTCYRWSRDFLVAHAVFTSGLVTAPVAVLLLVHLPRSGRAIFFAAFAAFCTTTSLLMCLRFYAELRCPPWPRWRSAAAASGGRQLEEDDEESVVVGHETTARETSHALYYPEQPVTRPEEVQAALASGRIPS; translated from the coding sequence ATGTCGGCCGACGGCGAGCCGGTCACCTGCTACCGGTGGAGCCGCGACTTCCTCGTCGCGCACGCCGTCTTCACAAGCGGCCTCGTCACGGCGCCGGTGGCCGTCCTCCTGCTCGTCCACCTCCCGCGCTCGGGCCGCGCCATCTTCTTCGCCGCGTTCGCCGCCTTCTGCACCACCACCAGCCTCCTCATGTGCCTCCGCTTCTACGCCGAGCTGAGGTGCCCGCCCTGGCCGCGCTggcgctccgcggcggcggcgtccggagGCCGGCAgctggaggaggacgacgaagaGTCCGTCGTCGTCGGGCACGAAACGACGGCGCGGGAGACATCACACGCCCTCTATTACCCGGAGCAGCCGGTGACGCGCCCCGAGGAGGTGCAGGCCGCCCTCGCCTCTGGCCGCATCCCGAGCTAG
- the LOC120655259 gene encoding uncharacterized protein LOC120655259, with translation MNCDWADLVAGLDGEPEHSLVPVEAPGIVDEALPPAVELPAQIIDWNALEITEIYDEYEGRLEIIEDDHVFRLLGLRDEEENAEKARKDAGIGGMPAETPADKAYCHLGVDTAGASLPVDDFIPWEKEIVYDANKPCMNIGSVYPSMKEFRLAMRQFAINEEFELAIKKTDRTRYIANCNADDCPWHIVGRTQPDGRTVMVTVLIALHKCMSSSRRKTTTATSAWVASKAVHILRKKAMGTKELQLRLQDDHKCTIHYDTVWKGRQKALVEVYGSWEDSFQQLFNWKEEVMKRSPGSIIEIDVKVVAGQVYFHRFFCALGPCIEGFKEGCRPYLSVDSTALNGRWNGHLAAAAALDGHNWMYPVAFGFIDSETSDNWTWFMTMLHRAIGDMPTLAICSDACKGLENAVQEVFPQADQRECFRHLMQNFIRRYGGDTHSKMYPAARAYRTEVFQQHMQSVLEASSDVLVWLQTHHSFKWMRCAFNKEIKCDYVTNNLAECFNNWIKDIKDLPVCELADKLREMIMVLWNKRRSIGEKLTGNILPAVIQQLKAKTRGLGHLTVVKADNVQGEIWNNSSGSRNVVKAPLKECTCLEWQHTGKPCQHALALLTAQERDVNLEDYVHVYYSVERFQNAYKRLIEPLPDKSHWPHVELPFVVAAPLAPRGVGRQRKLRIKSFLEGGGSKTSKSGEKNSSNEADPGKKQMIRGKRQCKRCGELGHGETSYKCSLNGTKKRKRKPRKNATKSSSKSSTKNKAKKATKTNEEASTSSIPTLETIIQNSPGRVTRSRLAMLQRGEGTSTQPTVAASPTKQKTAANKSPARKLAPKRLKIN, from the exons ATGAActgcgattgggctgatcttgTTGCTGG GCTCGATGGAGAGCCTGAGCATAGTTTAGTGCCAGTAGAAGCACCTGGTATAGTAGATGAAGCTTTACCTCCTGCAGTAGAGTTGCCAGCACAAATTATTGATTGGAATGCACTTGAAATAACTGAAATATATGATGAGTATGAAGGAAGGTTGGAAATCATCGAGGATGACCATGTGTTTCGACTTTTGGGTTTGAGAGATGAGGAAGAAAATGCCGAGAAGGCTAGAAAAGATGCAGGAATAGGTGGTATGCCTGCTGAGACGCCTGCTGATAAAGCATATTGCCATCTTGGAGTTGATACTGCTGGGGCATCCCTACCCGTTGATGATTTCATACCATGGGAGAAGGAGATAGTGTATGATGCAAACAAGCCATGCATGAATATTGGGTCTGTATACCCCAGCATGAAAGAGTTCAGATTGGCTATGAGACAATTTGCCATCAATGAGGAGTTTGAGCTTGCCATTAAGAAAACTGACCGAACTAGATACATTGCTAATTGTAATGCAGATGATTGCCCTTGGCACATTGTTGGTAGAACGCAGCCTGATGGAAGAACTGTTATG GTCACAGTATTGATTGCCCTGCACAAGTGTATGTCCAGTAGTAGGAGGAAGACTACTACAGCAACAAGTGCATGGGTTGCTTCAAAGGCTGTTCATATCCTTAGAAAGAAGGCAATGGGCACTAAAGAGTTGCAGCTGAGGTTGCAAGATGACCACAAGTGCACAATTCATTATGATACAGTGTGGAAGGGAAGACAAAAGGCTCTTGTAGAAGTGTATGGTAGCTGGGAAGATAGTTTTCAGCAGCTATTCAATTGGAAGGAAGAGGTCATGAAGCGGTCACCAGGTAGTATTATTGAGATTGATGTCAAGGTTGTTGCTGGTCAGGTGTACTTTCATAGATTTTTTTGTGCATTGGGTCCTTGCATTGAAGGCTTTAAAGAAGGATGTAGGCCATACCTTAGTGTAGACTCTACAGCACTTAATGGTAGGTGGAATGGGCATTTAGCTGCAGCCGCAGCACTAGATGGTCACAATTGGATGTATCCTGTCGCTTTTGGATTTATAGACTCTGAGACATCAGATAATTGGACTTGGTTTATGACAATGCTTCACAGAGCTATAGGAGATATGCCTACACTTGCTATTTGTTCCGATGCATGCAAAGGGTTAGAGAATGCAGTGCAGGAAGTGTTCCCTCAAGCTGACCAAAGGGAATGCTTTAGACATCTTATGCAAAATTTCATCAGGAGATATGGTGGTGACACTCACTCTAAGATGTACCCTGCAGCAAGGGCATATAGAACTGAGGTGTTTCAACAGCACATGCAGTCAGTTTTAGAAGCATCTAGTGATGTGTTGGTATGGCTACAAACTCATCATTCATTCAAGTGGATGAGATGTGCCTTCAACAAAGAAATCAAGTGTGATTATGTCACAAATAACCTTGCAGAATGTTTTAACAATTGGATCAAAGACATAAAGGACCTACCTGTTTGTGAGCTAGCAGACAAGCTGAGAGAAATGATTATGGTGCTCTGGAACAAGAGGAGAAGTATTGGAGAAAAATTGACTGGTAACATTCTACCAGCTGTTATTCAACAACTAAAAGCAAAGACTAGAGGATTGGGACACTTGACAGTGGTGAAAGCAGACAATGTTCAAGGGGAGATATGGAATAATAGTAGTGGGTCCAGGAATGTTGTTAAGGCGCCTTTAAAAGAATGTACATGCTTGGAGTGGCAGCACACAGGGAAGCCATGCCAGCATGCTTTGGCATTACTAACAGCCCAGGAAAGGGATGTCAACCTAGAGGACTACGTACATGTCTACTACTCTGTGGAGAGGTTTCAAAATGCATACAAGAGATTAATTGAGCCACTGCCTGACAAGTCACACTGGCCACATGTAGAACTGCCTTTTGTTGTTGCAGCACCACTTGCTCCAAGGGGTGTAGGGAGGCAAAGGAAACTCAGGATCAAAAGCTTCCTTGAAGGTGGTGGCAGCAAAACTAGTAAATCTGGTGAGAAAAACAGTAGTAATGAGGCTGATCCAGGAAAGAAACAAATGATTAGAGGGAAAAGACAATGCAAAAGATGTGGAGAGTTGGGGCATGGTGAAACCAGCTACAAATGCTCTCTTAATGGaacaaagaaaaggaagagaaaGCCAAGAAAAAATGCTACAAAAAGTTCTTCCAAAAGTTCTACTAAGAACAAAGCCAAGAAAGCAACCAAGACAAATGAAGAAGCTTCCACCAGTTCTATACCAACCCTGGAAACAATAATACAAAACAGCCCTGGTAGAGTTACTAGAAG CCGACTTGCTATgctgcaaagaggagaaggcACTAGTACCCAGCCCACAGTGGCAGCCTCACCCACCAAGCAAAAGACTGCAGCCAACAAAAGTCCTGCAAGGAAGCTGGCACCTAAGAGACTGAAGATTAATTGA